One region of Paenibacillus polymyxa M1 genomic DNA includes:
- a CDS encoding O-antigen ligase family protein — translation MKHILTVAGLLAFSIPFACQGLSPRVITISLLILLFSYTMLLPSLKSLIATLADNPLLTLLMMYIAASCIWAEQEQTSSVLMVLKFIAFSTFGLYLVTHYTTQGCIRLLVVTLSILSVLNLLAVVLVPSFAIHGGVEHTGLWKGISGHKNTLGTLSLLSFVSHVIYFFRGTRKALHIGFILLNALLLIECQSTTSLVLTSSLFVFILFILLFKRIRSIALRGFFVSCSCLLVLLGLALTFTYGDAIASEFGKTTTLTGRTEIWLGIDGAIQSHYWFGHGYGSFWAARPSIYANGIRFDLTSSHSGFRDLWIDVGLIGLLATVILVVTTLFKFRIGKTDMYTWLTAAVFFLFIVLNNITDSRFLNSLSIYWIIFMVIVIKVQERHRLTVAEKANTAVWSTRPLH, via the coding sequence GTGAAACACATACTCACAGTAGCCGGTTTACTGGCTTTCTCGATCCCCTTTGCCTGTCAGGGTTTGTCTCCCAGAGTGATCACGATTTCCCTGCTTATCTTGTTGTTTAGCTACACCATGCTTCTGCCTTCACTCAAGTCATTAATCGCAACCCTAGCTGATAATCCGTTGCTGACTTTACTCATGATGTACATCGCCGCCTCCTGTATATGGGCTGAACAAGAGCAGACTTCTTCCGTGCTCATGGTTCTCAAATTTATTGCCTTCTCTACCTTTGGACTTTATCTGGTCACCCATTATACAACACAGGGCTGCATACGCCTCTTAGTCGTTACATTAAGTATCCTGAGCGTACTCAATCTACTCGCCGTTGTACTCGTTCCTTCCTTTGCCATTCATGGCGGTGTAGAACATACTGGACTGTGGAAGGGAATCTCCGGCCATAAAAATACACTTGGAACCCTCTCTCTGTTAAGTTTTGTTTCACATGTCATTTATTTTTTCAGGGGCACACGCAAAGCTTTACATATTGGCTTCATCTTACTCAATGCCTTATTACTCATCGAATGCCAATCTACCACCTCATTGGTGCTGACATCTTCACTGTTCGTATTTATTTTGTTTATATTGCTATTCAAAAGAATTCGAAGCATCGCGTTGCGGGGGTTCTTTGTTAGCTGTTCCTGCCTACTTGTTCTTTTGGGTTTGGCACTTACCTTTACTTATGGAGATGCCATTGCCTCGGAATTCGGAAAAACAACAACCTTAACCGGAAGAACGGAAATCTGGCTGGGAATTGATGGTGCTATTCAGAGCCACTACTGGTTCGGCCATGGTTATGGCTCCTTCTGGGCAGCCCGGCCCAGCATTTATGCGAACGGCATCCGCTTTGATCTGACCAGCAGCCATAGCGGCTTTCGAGATCTGTGGATCGATGTGGGTCTCATAGGACTACTGGCAACGGTTATACTCGTCGTAACTACCTTATTTAAATTCAGAATTGGCAAAACAGATATGTATACTTGGCTGACGGCAGCCGTCTTTTTCCTGTTCATCGTGTTAAACAATATAACGGATAGCCGTTTTCTGAACTCATTATCCATCTACTGGATTATATTCATGGTCATTGTGATCAAGGTGCAAGAGCGACATAGACTAACTGTAGCAGAAAAAGCGAATACAGCTGTATGGAGCACACGCCCTCTTCACTAG